From Rhodovibrio salinarum DSM 9154:
GGACGCCAGAGCCTGGAAGGCGAAAACGTACGCCTGCAGGAAGAGATCGACCGGATCGACCGCAGCCTGGAGCGGGAGCGGGAAACCCTGTTGCGACAGTTCACGGCGATGGAAGAGGCGCTGATTGAACTGGAGTCGATGCGCGATCGTCTAACGCAGTTCACCGACTCCCTTTCCGGCGGGAATTAACCCGGCGTCAAACTTAACCGAGTAGCCTCGGCTTAAGATAAATCCGTGCTTTCGGCCCCCTGTCAGCGGGTCGAAATATCTCAGATGTGCCTGACGTCAAGCCAGCGAGGACTTCCCATGTACGGCAACGCCGCATACGCCTATCAGACGCAGCAGGTCAAAGGCGCCTCCAAAGTCAAGCAGGTCGCTTTGCTGTACGACCGGATCCTCGTCTCCCTGCGCGAAGCGATCGAAGCCGTCGAAAAGGGCGAGATCGAACGGCGTTGGCGTGCGAACAAGCGGGCCCAGGACATCATCTTCGCCCTTTACGGCTCGCTCGACGAGGAACAGGGCGGCGAAATCACGCGCAACCTTTCCCAACTCTACATGTTCTGCCTGCGCCGCCTGCCCCAGGTCGATCTCAAGAACGACGCCACGCCAGCGAAGGAGTCCCTGGAGATCCTGGAGCCGCTGGCCAAGTCGTGGCGCGAACTCGCCGTGCGCGAGCAGCACGGCCCGCTGGTCGATGGCGACCACGGCAGCGCAACCGGCGCACAGCAGCAGACCGAAGGTGCCGGCACACCGGCGCCTGAGGCTTCGTCCGCGCAGAG
This genomic window contains:
- the fliS gene encoding flagellar export chaperone FliS, coding for MYGNAAYAYQTQQVKGASKVKQVALLYDRILVSLREAIEAVEKGEIERRWRANKRAQDIIFALYGSLDEEQGGEITRNLSQLYMFCLRRLPQVDLKNDATPAKESLEILEPLAKSWRELAVREQHGPLVDGDHGSATGAQQQTEGAGTPAPEASSAQSTRDAVNLVG